From one Phocoena sinus isolate mPhoSin1 chromosome 6, mPhoSin1.pri, whole genome shotgun sequence genomic stretch:
- the SPACA9 gene encoding sperm acrosome-associated protein 9 — MNEVKESLRSVEQKYQLFQQQQFTFIAALEHCRENASDKIRPISSIGQSLAWWAHSSKTSQGGSAAGAALETPARGLGRGTGVPGAGLSRPLLPPCRCPPDMANCLSCHEVRNHCGGVVSLIPIVLDMMKEWVAHSEKLPCKALQHGATVKNRKRSATSLPGLVSWDLSLKENDIHPKTPEDAGQ; from the exons ATGAATGAGGTGAAGGAATCCCTTCGAAGTGTGGAGCAGAAGTACCAGCTCTTCCAGCAGCAGCAGTTCACCTTCATTGCTGCCCTGGAGCACTGCAGGGAGAATGCCAGCGACAAGATCCGGCCCATCTCCAGCATCGGGCAG AGCCTGGCCTGGTGGGCGCACAGCTCTAAAACCTCCCAGGGGGGTTCTGCAGCGGGGGCAGCTTTAGAAACCCCTGCCCGAGGTCTGGGCCGCGGCACGGGAGTCCCCGGGGCAGGGCTCAGCCGGCCCCTCTTGCCGCCCTGCAGGTGCCCTCCCGACATGGCGAACTGCCTCAGCTGCCACGAGGTCAGGAACCACTGTGGAGGCGTGGTCAGCCTCATCCCCATCGTCCTAGACATGATGAAAGAATGGGTCGCCCACTCGGAGAAGCTGCCCTGCAAAGCGCTGCAGCAC GGGGCGACAGTCAAGAATAGAAAGCGTTCTGCCACCTCTTTGCCTGGCCTGGTTTCCTGGGACTTATCCCTTAAAGAAAACGACATTCACCCTAAGACCCCAGAAGATGCTGGGCAGTAG